One window from the genome of Nitrososphaerota archaeon encodes:
- a CDS encoding ATP-binding protein, producing MIREDMERFNEWWFTGKIRKELALPFKRYAFSKVLESLKERQILIITGLRRVGKTTLLYQAIEKLLEIEEPNKILYFSFEESSTNIKEVLDFYEKQILKKVFEESGRVFIFFDEIQYCENWPSIIKQYYDLYPNIKFLISGSSSLLLSKEAIDKLAGRFFFFELKPLTFFEFLEMKGIKILEPEFFSRRIETYFFDYLRKAGFPEIVNWENDIKIAEYIKNTVIDRVILRDLPIIFKTRDIILLEKIMKLILSNPGAIININSLSRDWGESKITISNYLKFLEIFLLIRSLSNFRLAFLSISRKLKKYYPTVTSLIFSNSKEIFEEKFGVVLETYIVNALNANYYFKEGKKEINVILKNEELLPIEIKENVNENDLKKFLDLVKYINAKRGIFISLNQNFKKENIEVLPAYLIEKIFYK from the coding sequence ATGATAAGAGAAGATATGGAAAGATTCAATGAATGGTGGTTTACTGGAAAAATAAGGAAAGAATTAGCTTTACCCTTTAAAAGATATGCTTTTTCTAAGGTTTTAGAGAGTCTTAAAGAAAGACAAATTTTAATAATAACTGGATTAAGGAGAGTTGGTAAAACTACTCTTTTATATCAAGCGATAGAGAAATTATTAGAAATTGAAGAACCAAATAAAATTCTCTACTTTTCTTTTGAAGAATCTTCAACAAATATTAAGGAAGTTTTAGATTTTTATGAAAAACAAATTCTTAAAAAAGTATTTGAAGAATCTGGCAGAGTTTTTATTTTCTTTGATGAAATTCAATATTGTGAAAATTGGCCCTCTATTATTAAACAATATTATGATTTATATCCTAATATAAAGTTTTTAATTTCAGGTTCTTCTTCTCTTTTACTTTCAAAAGAAGCTATAGATAAATTAGCTGGAAGATTTTTCTTTTTTGAATTAAAACCATTAACATTTTTTGAATTTTTAGAAATGAAAGGAATTAAAATCTTGGAACCAGAATTTTTCTCAAGAAGAATTGAAACTTATTTCTTTGACTATTTAAGAAAAGCAGGTTTCCCAGAAATTGTTAATTGGGAAAATGATATAAAAATAGCAGAATATATTAAAAATACTGTTATAGATAGAGTAATTCTTAGAGATTTGCCAATTATTTTTAAAACTCGTGATATAATTTTATTAGAAAAAATAATGAAGCTTATTCTTTCAAATCCTGGCGCTATTATAAATATTAATTCACTTTCTAGAGATTGGGGAGAAAGTAAAATAACAATTTCTAATTATCTTAAATTTTTAGAAATTTTTCTTTTAATAAGATCATTAAGTAATTTTAGACTTGCTTTCTTATCCATTTCTAGAAAATTAAAGAAATATTATCCTACAGTAACATCGCTTATTTTTTCAAATTCAAAAGAAATTTTCGAAGAAAAATTTGGAGTTGTTTTAGAAACTTATATTGTAAATGCTTTAAATGCTAATTATTATTTTAAAGAAGGAAAAAAAGAAATCAATGTAATTTTGAAGAATGAGGAATTGTTACCAATAGAAATAAAAGAAAATGTGAATGAAAATGATTTAAAAAAGTTTTTAGATTTAGTGAAATATATTAATGCAAAAAGAGGTATCTTTATATCTTTAAATCAAAATTTTAAAAAAGAAAATATTGAGGTTCTTCCAGCTTATTTAATTGAAAAAATATTTTATAAATGA
- a CDS encoding thymidylate synthase, with product MSYAPVLFIKGKNLAEVWEKSIIELWNKGIEIKTEYNEMSKDCTMIMEIEEPFSEPRIHKAGIIGSYKTLIEYVNEILEGIHDKYVEEGKWPYTYHERLFNYKFGENSINQINYILEKLKETPYTRRAQAITWKPWNDTKIDDPPCLQRVWVRVFQNRLVMHTIWRSRDALKAAFMNIYALTELQKRIANELNVEIGKYVDISNSYHIYERDYETVEKMIKNFNKRPWNERTLTTEKFREYIL from the coding sequence ATGAGTTATGCACCAGTGCTTTTTATTAAAGGTAAAAATCTTGCTGAAGTTTGGGAAAAATCAATAATAGAACTTTGGAATAAAGGTATTGAAATAAAAACTGAATATAATGAAATGAGTAAAGATTGCACAATGATAATGGAAATTGAAGAGCCTTTTTCAGAGCCTAGAATACATAAAGCTGGAATAATAGGAAGCTATAAAACATTAATCGAATATGTTAATGAAATTTTAGAAGGTATTCATGATAAATATGTAGAAGAAGGAAAATGGCCATATACTTATCATGAAAGACTTTTTAATTATAAATTTGGAGAAAATAGCATAAATCAAATTAATTATATTTTAGAAAAACTTAAAGAAACTCCATATACTAGAAGAGCTCAAGCAATCACTTGGAAACCATGGAATGATACTAAGATAGATGATCCACCATGTTTACAAAGAGTATGGGTTAGAGTTTTTCAAAATCGCTTAGTTATGCATACTATTTGGCGTTCAAGAGATGCTTTAAAAGCTGCTTTTATGAATATATATGCATTAACAGAATTGCAAAAAAGAATTGCTAATGAATTAAATGTTGAAATTGGAAAATATGTTGATATTTCAAATTCTTATCATATTTATGAAAGAGATTATGAAACTGTAGAAAAAATGATTAAAAATTTTAATAAAAGACCTTGGAATGAAAGAACCTTAACAACAGAAAAATTTAGAGAGTATATACTTTGA
- a CDS encoding antitoxin VapB family protein: protein MVKTITIRDEIYKRLLAIKREDESFSELLERLIESINPIDILTGLRGCVEFKDKEKLLSEIYSIRAERRL, encoded by the coding sequence TTGGTTAAGACTATAACTATTAGAGATGAAATTTATAAAAGGCTATTAGCTATTAAGCGAGAAGATGAAAGTTTTAGCGAACTACTTGAGAGGCTTATTGAAAGCATAAATCCAATAGATATTCTTACAGGACTTAGAGGTTGTGTTGAATTTAAAGATAAAGAAAAACTTCTTTCAGAAATTTACTCGATAAGAGCTGAGCGCAGATTATGA
- a CDS encoding type II toxin-antitoxin system VapC family toxin, whose product MIVLDTDVLIEIFDKNSVKGEEALKKIIESNESISITVINLHEILYGLNKYAKPIKDVLRLPVLSYRKQDAILASELELKMELKGTPIRRMDAIIAAITINNNAKLYTFDVKHFKPLEEYGLKIFL is encoded by the coding sequence ATGATTGTTTTAGATACTGATGTCTTGATTGAGATTTTTGATAAAAATTCCGTAAAGGGTGAAGAAGCATTAAAAAAGATTATTGAAAGTAATGAATCTATATCTATAACAGTTATTAATCTTCATGAAATCTTATATGGATTAAATAAATATGCTAAGCCTATAAAAGATGTTTTAAGACTTCCAGTTTTAAGTTATAGAAAACAAGATGCTATTTTAGCTTCTGAGTTAGAGCTAAAAATGGAACTAAAAGGAACACCTATCCGAAGAATGGATGCTATAATAGCTGCTATAACAATAAATAATAATGCAAAACTTTATACATTTGATGTAAAGCATTTTAAGCCTCTAGAAGAATATGGATTAAAGATTTTTCTATAA
- a CDS encoding HAD family hydrolase: protein MISTILFDYGDTLIYRNKPIEEIREKRLEILHKYLINKKINIDIKILKENFYNIWDPIYKKCEEESIEIPAEEIIPKILEKIGIKHKYDKEIENVFFKPDLECIMLFPEVKEVLNFLKNNGYKIGLISNTVSDWFVKETLKKLKIEKFFNCIITSAKIRIRKPRLEIFEKALKELNADKFQTVMIGDSLKSDILGAKRLGIKAIYVNRGKSNKNIDINPDATIHNLLEIIPIISKW, encoded by the coding sequence ATGATATCTACTATACTTTTTGATTATGGGGACACTTTAATTTATAGAAATAAGCCGATTGAAGAAATAAGAGAAAAAAGACTTGAAATTTTGCATAAATATTTAATTAATAAAAAAATCAATATAGATATAAAAATTTTAAAAGAAAATTTTTATAATATTTGGGATCCTATATATAAAAAATGTGAAGAAGAAAGCATAGAAATACCTGCAGAAGAAATAATTCCAAAAATTTTAGAAAAAATTGGAATAAAACATAAATATGATAAAGAAATTGAAAATGTCTTCTTTAAACCTGATTTAGAATGCATTATGTTATTTCCTGAAGTTAAAGAAGTGCTTAATTTTCTAAAAAATAATGGATATAAAATTGGATTAATTTCAAATACTGTTTCTGATTGGTTTGTTAAAGAAACTTTAAAAAAATTAAAAATAGAAAAATTTTTTAATTGTATAATTACTTCTGCCAAAATTAGAATTAGAAAACCTAGACTCGAAATATTTGAAAAAGCTTTAAAAGAATTAAATGCAGATAAATTTCAAACAGTTATGATTGGAGATTCTCTTAAATCAGATATTTTAGGAGCTAAAAGATTAGGAATTAAAGCTATATATGTTAATCGAGGGAAAAGTAATAAAAATATTGATATAAATCCTGATGCAACTATACACAATTTATTAGAAATAATTCCTATAATTTCTAAATGGTAA
- a CDS encoding DUF2070 family protein, protein MDASDKIVKRHRFLFKLPKPQMIILYILIESMFFGIISNIIVFGFNYFLYGISSGIFILFLSGLLSSLIIYHFREREGLLNFKRILGLTFFSNMILGLMLIVSALFSTLVDIKYYYLIFSIGCGTLIAFIFTILYVLLNKNIKSLLLLSLSHPLFCFTMFLIHLNLLEIILINEIPKLFVQFILASFTSFLIALWYVKSIDKVGIKNGIGGTINLFKAFAYVWYKNENSKFEEILEKVSEEKNINILIMKFFDKEKIIGTIIIPEFHFGPFRKMGSSIFPLLISENIGKKFNIIPLIFHPPSTHEEDLVKMIDNEKLIKKIEETFLEKSNRKINEATPLIKERIGNITIYFQLFNNYPLVLITRSPIPTEDIPTRIRIKIKEILANKGFKTSFIIDSHNCINKDFKELSNEDEENIYKAILNALEKSLKLPKYKIEAGFSQEKLEKYSELEGIGKNGIVALVMKINDQKIAYISIDGNNMIKGLREKIIEELMKIGFNEVEVTTTDTHIVTGLTRGEGYFPIGAAVPNDEIINSIIKVTQDASSKLKPLEIEVKEVSIEKIKVLGKSINILSKTLDESINVAKKNLFIAILTLIFFTIVFILILY, encoded by the coding sequence ATGGATGCTAGTGATAAAATAGTTAAACGTCATAGGTTTCTTTTTAAGCTTCCAAAACCTCAAATGATCATATTGTATATTTTAATTGAAAGTATGTTTTTTGGAATAATTTCAAATATCATAGTTTTTGGTTTTAATTATTTTTTATATGGGATATCTTCAGGAATATTTATACTCTTCCTAAGTGGATTATTATCTTCATTAATAATATATCATTTCAGAGAAAGAGAAGGTTTATTAAATTTCAAGAGAATATTGGGATTAACATTTTTTTCAAATATGATATTAGGATTAATGTTGATCGTATCTGCATTATTTTCTACTTTAGTTGATATAAAATATTATTATTTAATTTTCTCAATTGGATGTGGTACACTCATAGCTTTTATATTCACAATATTATATGTTCTTTTAAATAAAAATATAAAAAGTTTACTCTTATTATCTCTTTCTCACCCACTCTTTTGTTTTACGATGTTCTTAATTCATTTAAATCTTTTAGAAATAATATTAATTAACGAAATACCAAAGTTATTTGTACAATTTATTCTTGCATCATTTACTTCATTTCTTATTGCTCTATGGTATGTTAAATCTATAGATAAAGTAGGCATAAAAAATGGCATTGGAGGAACGATAAACTTATTTAAAGCATTTGCATATGTATGGTATAAAAATGAAAATAGTAAATTTGAAGAAATACTTGAAAAAGTTTCGGAAGAAAAAAATATAAATATTCTTATTATGAAATTTTTTGATAAAGAGAAAATAATTGGAACAATAATTATTCCAGAATTTCATTTTGGCCCTTTTAGAAAAATGGGTAGCAGTATTTTTCCACTATTAATTTCAGAAAATATTGGAAAGAAATTTAATATCATTCCATTAATATTTCATCCACCTTCAACACATGAAGAAGATTTAGTAAAAATGATTGATAATGAAAAATTAATTAAAAAAATTGAAGAAACTTTTTTAGAAAAAAGTAATAGGAAAATAAATGAAGCAACACCTTTAATTAAAGAGAGAATTGGTAATATAACTATCTATTTTCAATTATTTAATAATTATCCACTTGTATTGATTACACGTTCACCTATTCCAACAGAAGATATTCCAACAAGAATAAGAATTAAAATTAAAGAAATATTAGCTAATAAAGGTTTTAAAACAAGTTTTATAATCGATTCTCATAATTGTATAAATAAAGATTTTAAAGAATTAAGTAATGAAGATGAAGAAAATATATATAAAGCTATTTTAAATGCTTTAGAAAAATCATTAAAATTACCAAAATATAAAATAGAAGCAGGATTTTCACAAGAGAAGCTTGAAAAATATAGTGAATTAGAAGGAATAGGAAAAAATGGTATTGTTGCTTTAGTTATGAAAATAAATGATCAAAAAATTGCATATATTTCAATAGATGGCAATAATATGATAAAAGGTTTAAGAGAAAAAATAATAGAAGAATTAATGAAAATAGGTTTTAATGAAGTTGAAGTAACAACGACTGATACACATATAGTTACAGGTTTAACTCGTGGTGAAGGATATTTTCCAATTGGTGCTGCTGTACCAAATGATGAAATTATTAATTCGATAATAAAAGTCACTCAAGATGCTTCTTCAAAATTAAAACCATTAGAAATAGAAGTTAAAGAAGTTTCGATTGAAAAAATTAAAGTTTTAGGTAAATCTATAAACATACTTTCCAAAACTTTAGATGAATCGATTAATGTAGCTAAAAAGAATCTTTTTATTGCAATTTTAACCCTTATATTTTTTACTATAGTTTTTATTTTAATACTATACTAA
- a CDS encoding nucleotidyltransferase domain-containing protein: MVKKGLEHIAEPYRSLINKLLNALILSLNNRLVSVVIYGSIARGQMRKDSDIDLLIVADDLPNSRFERIDIFNKVEDLLLEDLEKLYENNYIITFSPIIKTPKEAKKIFSLYLDIVEDGVIIYDKDNFFEKILDRLMQRLKELGAERVWMGKKWYWRLKKDYKFGEVITIE, from the coding sequence ATGGTAAAAAAGGGTCTTGAGCACATAGCAGAACCTTATAGAAGTCTTATTAATAAGTTACTTAATGCGCTTATCCTTTCTCTTAATAATCGACTTGTGTCAGTAGTTATATATGGTAGTATAGCAAGAGGACAAATGAGGAAAGATAGTGATATTGACTTGTTAATAGTAGCTGATGATTTGCCAAATTCAAGATTTGAAAGAATTGATATTTTTAATAAAGTTGAGGATTTGCTTTTAGAAGATTTAGAAAAACTTTATGAAAATAATTATATTATAACATTTTCTCCAATAATTAAAACACCAAAAGAAGCAAAAAAAATATTCTCTCTATACTTAGATATTGTTGAAGATGGAGTAATAATTTATGATAAAGATAATTTTTTTGAAAAAATTCTTGATAGACTTATGCAAAGATTAAAAGAATTAGGTGCTGAAAGAGTATGGATGGGAAAAAAGTGGTACTGGAGATTAAAAAAAGACTATAAGTTTGGAGAGGTAATAACTATTGAATAA
- a CDS encoding HEPN domain-containing protein, protein MNNLELAKSNIRQAEERLKHAKEALKEGNYPFVVRQSQEAAELALKASLRLVSIEPPKWHDVGPVLKKEREKFPLWFQNSINELASISRSLRKERELAMYGDEEAGVSPEDLYTKLDAEYALKSAEKVFSLVSKLLSEAIKKISEY, encoded by the coding sequence TTGAATAACTTAGAGCTAGCAAAATCAAATATTAGACAAGCTGAAGAAAGACTTAAACATGCAAAAGAAGCACTTAAAGAAGGGAATTATCCATTTGTGGTTAGGCAAAGTCAAGAAGCTGCTGAGCTTGCTTTAAAAGCATCATTAAGGCTAGTTAGTATTGAGCCTCCAAAATGGCATGATGTTGGACCAGTATTAAAAAAAGAAAGAGAGAAATTTCCCTTATGGTTTCAGAATAGTATTAATGAATTGGCTTCGATATCAAGAAGTCTAAGAAAAGAAAGGGAACTAGCTATGTATGGAGATGAAGAAGCAGGAGTATCACCAGAAGATTTATATACTAAATTAGATGCTGAATATGCATTAAAATCGGCAGAGAAAGTTTTTTCTCTTGTCAGCAAATTATTAAGTGAAGCGATAAAAAAGATTTCTGAATATTAG